One window of the Bacillota bacterium genome contains the following:
- a CDS encoding EamA/RhaT family transporter, whose product MSAARPALGLLLITMIWGGTFPVVKELVENVPPYSLLAARFGVAGVALGAAAWLRRREWRPGLARAGGLLGLFLWGGYFTQTFGLQFTTASKAGFITSLNVVFVAVLAAVVSKRSTPPLTWLGIGVATVGLALLSVDWSESLSLAPGDLWVLACAVLFAAHIVAVDRFAPAYDPVLLTWVQMTVVAAVSTAAAFAFDGGLVGLDRAENWGPLLFLALIASAGAVLLQVYLQRFAAPARVGLIFSLEPVFAALFAWLLLGETLPLVGWIGGALVLAGVVLAELKPQGPGAPAGELAEAGGGQG is encoded by the coding sequence GTGTCCGCGGCGCGGCCGGCGCTGGGGCTGCTGCTGATAACGATGATTTGGGGCGGCACGTTTCCGGTGGTCAAGGAGCTGGTGGAAAACGTGCCGCCGTATTCGCTGTTGGCGGCCCGCTTCGGCGTGGCCGGCGTTGCGTTGGGGGCGGCGGCGTGGCTGCGGCGGCGGGAGTGGCGACCGGGGCTGGCGCGGGCCGGCGGGCTGCTGGGGCTGTTCCTCTGGGGCGGGTATTTCACCCAGACGTTCGGCTTGCAGTTCACCACCGCCTCCAAAGCGGGTTTCATTACGTCGCTGAACGTGGTGTTCGTGGCGGTGCTGGCGGCGGTCGTTTCCAAACGCTCCACGCCGCCGCTGACGTGGCTGGGCATCGGGGTCGCCACGGTGGGCCTGGCGCTCTTAAGCGTCGACTGGAGCGAGAGCCTGTCGCTGGCGCCGGGCGACCTCTGGGTGCTGGCTTGCGCCGTGCTGTTCGCGGCGCACATCGTGGCGGTGGACCGCTTCGCGCCCGCCTATGACCCGGTGCTGCTGACGTGGGTGCAGATGACCGTCGTGGCCGCCGTGTCTACGGCGGCGGCGTTCGCCTTCGACGGCGGGCTGGTGGGGCTGGATCGGGCCGAAAACTGGGGCCCGCTGCTGTTCTTGGCGCTGATCGCCTCGGCGGGGGCGGTGCTGCTGCAGGTGTACTTGCAGCGGTTCGCCGCGCCGGCCCGGGTGGGGCTCATCTTTTCGCTGGAGCCGGTGTTCGCGGCGCTGTTCGCTTGGCTGTTGTTGGGTGAAACGCTGCCGCTTGTGGGCTGGATCGGCGGGGCGCTGGTGCTGGCGGGGGTCGTGCTGGCGGAGCTGAAGCCGCAGGGCCCGGGCGCGCCGGCGGGCGAGCTGGCGGAGGCCGGCGGCGGGCAAGGGTGA